GATCCTCTGGACCCCTGTGATCCTCGTGGATCGTGGCGCCGAGGCTGACCGCCCGCTCGACCTCCTCGTCGCGGGAGCGCCGGTCGGGCGCCCAGTCGAGGTGAACCCGGTTCTTGGCCGATCGCGGCTCGGGTACACGGACGAACAGGAGACCCGGCACTTGGTCCGGCGCTTCGACTAGCACCTCGTCGTCGCCGGCTTCATCGATGTCGGAGATCGGCCAGTCGATCAATCGGCTCCAGAACGTTGCCAGCTCGTAGGGGTCCGCGCAATCGATCGTCACGTGACGCAGTCTCATCCTCAGCACCGTAGTCCGTGTTCGCATGAGCCGCACGTCCGCACCATCTCGATCCGAGTGTCCGCTCTTGCGCCGAGTGACGGCCAGGTGTGCCGCGTTCAGAGCGCGGATCTGCCGGTGCTCTCAAGGGGTCAGCGCAACACTTCCTTAACTCGAGGAGGTTGCGGTGGGACGTGGTGACTACGAGAAGCTGACGCCAGAGACGATCGACGCGCTGTGGGCGAGGCTGCGTG
The sequence above is drawn from the Nocardioides sp. zg-1228 genome and encodes:
- a CDS encoding VOC family protein yields the protein MRLRHVTIDCADPYELATFWSRLIDWPISDIDEAGDDEVLVEAPDQVPGLLFVRVPEPRSAKNRVHLDWAPDRRSRDEEVERAVSLGATIHEDHRGPEDRGWVTLRDPEGNEFCIEPQ